The Vibrio echinoideorum genome includes a region encoding these proteins:
- a CDS encoding LysR family transcriptional regulator, with translation MVIFHALIKHEGFTSAAKSLNVSVSHISKQVALLEDSIGIKLVQRTTRSLTLTEAGDVFYQHCEQLFNTVKAAQMDMDSQRDDISGILRVGLSQSFGTLHIIPAIDQLRQLYPQLRIEVHLFDYKVDMIEERLDLWITNNEDLPEGYIAQRLADSQFVVAASPDYLIKAGTPHVPSDLIEHNCLIYRSRERDYTSWAFDNGQENLSVKVAGDYSVDLAEAVRDAAVSGWGVAYLATYLVKEEFRTGKLIQVLPEWRASQIMPFYAVYPSRKNMPKKLSAVIEFIKDHIGSPTYWDKNLKTCVELHR, from the coding sequence ATGGTGATATTCCATGCGTTAATCAAGCATGAAGGCTTCACCAGTGCAGCAAAAAGCTTGAACGTTTCGGTTTCTCATATCAGCAAGCAAGTTGCTTTACTCGAAGACTCGATAGGTATCAAGTTGGTACAAAGAACCACGCGTAGCCTTACACTGACCGAAGCTGGGGACGTGTTCTATCAACATTGTGAGCAACTGTTCAATACCGTAAAAGCGGCTCAAATGGATATGGACAGTCAACGTGATGATATCTCTGGAATCTTGCGTGTGGGTTTGTCACAGTCATTTGGCACACTGCATATCATTCCTGCGATTGACCAGCTCAGGCAGCTTTATCCTCAACTGAGAATCGAGGTTCACTTGTTCGACTACAAAGTGGACATGATTGAAGAGCGGTTGGATCTTTGGATCACCAATAATGAAGACTTGCCGGAAGGTTACATTGCGCAGCGTTTAGCCGACAGCCAGTTTGTGGTAGCCGCATCACCGGATTATCTGATTAAGGCAGGGACTCCGCATGTGCCCTCCGACTTGATTGAGCATAATTGCCTTATTTATCGTAGCCGCGAGCGTGACTACACGTCATGGGCATTTGATAACGGCCAAGAAAATCTCAGTGTTAAAGTGGCTGGCGACTACTCGGTGGATTTAGCGGAAGCCGTACGAGACGCAGCTGTCTCTGGGTGGGGGGTCGCTTATCTGGCGACGTACTTAGTGAAAGAAGAGTTTAGAACGGGCAAGTTAATCCAAGTACTACCGGAATGGCGGGCGAGTCAGATTATGCCTTTCTATGCCGTTTACCCAAGCCGAAAGAATATGCCTAAGAAGCTTTCTGCTGTTATCGAGTTCATTAAAGACCATATCGGATCGCCAACCTATTGGGACAAAAATCTTAAAACTTGCGTAGAACTGCATCGCTAA